From Streptomyces sp. SCSIO 75703:
CGCCAGAGTGAAGAGATGGCAACGCGGCTGCCGCTGACGGGACCCGGAAGTCGTCGGCCGAGGTGCGTGGAAGATCCATTCCACGCACGGGCAGTAGTACCCGACCTCTCCCGGCCTTCGAACACACCTCTTGACGGCGCCCATCGGCAGCCCTACGGTGCAATCACTTTACGCACCATCGTTCGACATGCGAAAGGGGGGTTGGTGGGTACTCGCCATCCGAGCCGCTCCCGTTCGGGCGTTCCCCGCGGCTTCGCACCGATGCTCGTGCTGTCGATGGGCGTCGGCCCGCTGGCCCTGTACGGACTCACCGCGACCGCCCCGCTGGTCACGGCCGACCTGGGGCTCAGCCGAGCCGCCCTCGGCTCCCTGCCGACCGCGGCGTTCCTGACGGCGGCCCTGCTCTCGCCACTGGTGGGCCGATGCGCGGACCTGTTCAGCCCGCGGGCGGTCCTCGGGGTGCTGTTCGGGGTGGCGGGCCTGGCCCTTCTCGGCACGGCGACCGCCTCGTCCTACGGCTGGCTGCTGGTGGCGGTCGCGCTCTGCGGCGCGGCCCAGGCCGTGTCCAACCCGGTGACCAACCAGCTCATCGCGGCCGGCGTCCCGCAGGGCCGGCGCGGCCACCTGATGGGACTGAAGCAGTCGGGGGTGCAGATGAGCCAGTTCACGGCCGGTCTGCTGCTACCGAGCGTCGCACTGGTGTGGGGCTGGCGCGGGGCGGTGGCTGTGGCGGCCCTCGCCGCCGGGGCGGGCCTGATACTGGTGCCGGGTGCGGTCCCTGCCGGACGGCCGACGCCGCCGGCCGGCGCAGAGCGCGGACCGGGCGGACTGCCGTCCCTCGTCTGGTGGCTCACCGGTTACGCGTTCGTCACCGGCGCCGCGCTCCAGGCCACCAACGTCTACCTGCCCCTGTACGGCTTCGAGCGGCTCGAGATGTCGGTGCGGACCGCGGGGCTCACCGCGGCCGTCGCCGGCGGTATCGGTCTCGTCGCCCGTATCACCTGGGGCCGGATGGCCGACCGGGCGCGGGACACCCGCGGCCCGCTGCTCATCCTGGCGGCCGTCGCCGCGCTCGCCTCCTGCCTGCTGATCGCGGCGGAGCGGCTCCACACCCCGGCGCTGATCTGGGCCGGCACCGCCCTGTTCGGGGCGAGCGGCATCGCCGCCAACGTCGTCCTGATGCTCACCCTGATGCGGGCCACGCCCGTCCACACCGTCGGCATCGCCTCCGGGGTCCTCGCCGTCGGACTGTACCTGGGCTTCGCGGCCGGCCCGATGGCCTTCGGCCTGATCGTCGACCACACCGGTTCCTACTCCTCGGCCTGGCTCACCGTGACGGGAGCCAACGCCGTCGCCGCGGTCCTCGCGCTCTTCCCACGCCGCGAGCACCGTCCCACTCCAGCTCTCCGGCCGGTCTGACGACCCACGACCGGCTCGGCGGAAACACACCAGAGAGGTGAAGCATGCTCACGCACGACCAGAACGAACTCCTCACCAGGACCGGCCCCGGCACCCCGATGGGCGACCTGTTCCGCCGCTACTGGATACCGGCGCTGCTCGCGGAGGAGATCGCCGAACCGGACTGCCCCCCGGTCCGGGTCAAGCTGCTGGGCGAACAGCTCATCGCCTTCCGCGACTCGCGGGGCCGCATCGGCCTGCTCGACGAGTTCTGCAGCCACCGCACCGCGTCACTCTTCTTCGGCCGCAACGAGGAGTGCGGACTGCGCTGCTCGTACCACGGCTGGAAGTACGACGTGGACGGCAACTGCGTCGACATGCCGTCCGAGCCGGAGGGTTCGGCCTTCAAGAACCGCATCAAGCAGCGCTCGTACCCCTGTGTGGAACGCGGCGGTGTCATCTGGACGTACATGGGGCCCGCCGAGCGGCAGCCCGCGCCGCCCGAACTCGAGTGGGCCGTGCTCGACGACGACCAGCGGTTCGTCTCCAAGCGCCTGCAGGAGTCCAACTACCTCCAGGCGATGGAGGGCGGCATCGACTCCAGCCACGTCTCCTTCGCACACCGCTTCAACATCGACGACGACCCGATGCACGCCGGCACCGAGGGCCTGCAGTACATCAAGTCGGACACCCGGCCGAAGTTCGAGGTCGTGGAGTCCGACGGAGGACTGGTGATCGGGGCCCGCCGGGTGGTCGACGAGGAGAGCTACTACTGGCGGATCACCCAGTGGATCATGCCCTGGTACACGATCATTCCGCCGTTCGGCACGCACAACCCGCTCGGCGGCCACGCCTGGGTCCCCATCGACGACGAGAACTGCTGGGCCTGGAGCATCAACTACCACCCCACCCGCCCGCTCCGGGAGGACGAACTGGCGGCCATGCGCGCCGGTGACGGGATCCACGTCAAGTACGTCCCCGGCACCTACCGCCCGGTGGCCAACCGGGAGAACGACTTCCTCATCGACCGGCAGGCCCAGCGCGAGGGCCGCAGCTTCAGCGGCGTGGAGGGCATCTCCATGCAGGACGCCTCGCTTCAGGAGAGCATGGGCCGCATCTGCGACCGCACCAAGGAGCGGCTGGGCACCAGCGACGCCGGCATCATCCTGGCCCGGCGCAGGCTGCTCGCCGCGCTGGAGGAACTCCAGGAGAGCGGCGACGACGCCGTGCTGCCCGGCACGGACCCGGAGCACCAGCGGGTCCGCTCCACCTCCATGATCCTGCCGACCTCCGTGCCCTTCCAGGAGGGCGCGCGCGACGCCCTGGTCGCCGTGCCGGGGGAGGACTTCGTCTCCATCTGATCCCCACCGGGCACCCGCCGCCGGCCACGGCCGCCCGAGCGGGTGCCGCTCCGACCGACTCGACAGACAAGGGAAACTGGGCGTGAAAGACAAGAGCGGGCCCGTGAAGGGCCGCACCACGCGGAGAGCGAGGACCGCCGCGGCTGCCACCACGGCCTCCCTGGCGCTGCTGGCCACCGGCTGCGCCGGAGGCTCCACGGAGGCCGCCTCCGGCGGGGGCGCCTGCGCGGGCCAGACGGTGCGCGTCGGGGTCACCAAGAGCGCCAGCGACGCACCGTTCTACGTGGCCGAGGAGAAGGGGTACTTCGAGGACCAGGGGCTGAAGGTCCGCTTCCTGCCGTTCGACTCGGCGGCGAAGATGATCGCCCCGCTCGGCGCCGGGCAGCTCGACGTGGGGGCGGGCGCCCCCTCCGCCGGCTTCTACAACGCCGTGGCCCGGGACGTGAAGCTGCGCATCGTCGCCGACAAGGGGTCGATGCCCGAGAACCACGGCTACATGCCGCTGATGGTGCGCAAGGACCTCTACGACAGCGGCGTCAAGAGCATCCGGGACCTGAAGGGCCTGAAGCTCGCCGAGCCCGCGCAGGCAACCGCGACCTCCAGCACCGCCGCCGTCATGCTCGGCGAGGAAGGACTCGACTACGACGACGTCAAACACGAGTACCTGGGCTTCGCCGAGCACGTGACCGCCTACCAGAACAAGGCCATCGACGCCGGGCTGACCACCGAGCCCTCCGCGAGCATCGCCGAGAGGCAGGGCTTCGCGGTCCGGCTCGCCACCCCGCCCGACTACTACGACAACCAGCAACTGGCCGTCGTGCTCTACGGCGACGCCTTCGCCGAGAAGAACAGCCAGGTGGGCACCTGCTTCATGACCGCCTACCTGCGCGGCGCGCGTGACTACACGGCCGCGATGTCCGACGGCAAGGTGACCGGCGACGGCTCCGAGGAGATCGTCCGCATCGTCAGCAAGGCCACCGGCATCGAACCGAAGCTGTACCAGTCGCTGGTGGCGAACTACGTCCACCCGGACGGCAACGTCCACGTCGAAAGCCTCCGCCAGGACTACGAGTTCTTCAAGAAGCAGGGCTGGATGGAGGGCAAGGCCTCCGTCGACGAGCTGGTCGACACCTCGTTCGCCGAGGCGGCGGTGAAGGAACTCGGCCCCTACGAGAAGTCCGGCTCCTAGCCGGGGCGTCGTTCGGACCTCCGCGGAGACCGGACGACACACCCCGGCCCCTGCCCCCCCGGCTCCACCCCGCCCGGCACGCACAACCCCGGCCCACCACCGGGAACCGCCCGCAGCCGCGTCGCCGGGCCGGTCCGAGTACGCCCCGTACGAGGCCATCCCCGCGCTTCGCGACCGCAGGCACCAGACGCCGCGGGCCACGCGCCCTCCGGGCCGGCGGCGCCCTCTGTCACACAAGGCCCGGGCCACCACCGGCCCGGCCCCGAAGGAGTGCTCATGTCCCCTCCAGCCACGTCCGCCCCGACCCCCGCCACCAGCCCGGCCCCGGGGGCCGTTCCCGAAGGGGGCCCGCCCGTCCGGCGCGAGCGCCGGATCAGCCCTCGGCAGCGCGACCGCCTCCTCGCCGTCGTCACCCCGCTGGCGCTTCTGCTGGTCTGGGAGATCCTCGCCCGCGCCGGCGCCATCGACGCGCGGTTCTTCCCCGCGCCCAGCGACATCTTCCAGCGCATGATCGAGTCGATCTCCAACGGTGAGCTGTGGGGCCACACCTGGGCCAGCCTGCGGCGACTCTTCTTCGGCTTCTGGCTCGGCCTGGTGCCGGGCCTGCTGCTGGGCGTCGTCATGGGACTGAGCCGAGGCGTGCGGGCCGCGCTCTCGCCGCTGGTCTCGGGCACCTATCCGATCCCCAAGAGCGCGCTGCTGCCGCTGATCCTGCTCGTCTTCGGACTCGGTGAGATGTCGAAGGTCGTCATGGTCGCGATCGGCGTGTTCTACCCCGTCATCCTCAACACCACTGCCGGGGTCCTCCAGATCCAGCCGATCTACTACGACGTGGCGAAGAACTTCGGCGCCAAGCGGCTCCAGGTGTTCCGCACCGTGGCCGTCCCCGGTGCCATGCCCAGCATCATGACCGGCGTCGAACTGGGCGCCGGGCTGGGCCTGATCCTGATCGCGATCGCCGAGATGGTGGGGGCCGAGTCGGGCCTCGGCTTCATGATCTGGAACGCCTGGCAGCTCTACTCCGTCGAGACGATGTACGTCGGCCTGCTGGTCATCGCCCTCATCGGGTACGCCATGTCGCTGCTACTCGGCTCGATCGCCCGCGCCATCACCCCCTGGAAGGCCGACCGATGACGAACCAGAAGGGCATCACCACGCTGCCGGGCACGGAACCGGGCACCGCCGTGGACACCTCCGCCGCCACGGCCGCCCCGCCCACCGACATCAAGATCGCCACCCGCGGCCTGCGCAAGGAGTTCCGCTCCCAGGGGAGCGTGGTCACCGCGCTCGACGCACTCGACCTGGACATCCCACGGGGCCAGTTCTTCGTGATCGTCGGCCCCAGCGGGTGCGGCAAGACCACCCTGCTGCGCATCCTCGCCAGGCTGGAGGAGGAGACCAGCGGGCACGTCGAGGTGTGCGGGCCGACCGCCGGCCGGCCCGAGAACTCCCTCGTCTTCCAGGGCGACTCCCTCTTCCCCTGGATGACCGTCCGGGACAACGCCTCGTACGGGCTGCGCATGCGCCGCGTGCCGGAGGACCGGATCCAGGAAACGGTCGGCCACTACCTGGCCAAGACCGGGCTGACCCAGTTCGCCGACTGCTACCCGCACCAGCTCTCCGGCGGTATGCGCCAGCGCGTCTCCATCGCCCGCGCCTTCGCCAACGACCCCGACATCCTGCTGATGGACGAGCCGTTCTCCGCACTCGACGAGCAGAACAAGACACTGCTCCAGGAGGAGTTGCTGCGGATCTGGGAGGAGACCCGCAAGACGGTCGTCTTCATCACGCACAGCGTGGACGAGGCGGTGACCCTCGGCGACCGGATCATGGTGATGACCGCGCGGCCGGGCCGCGCCAAGGCGTTCTTCGACGTCCCCTTCGAACGCCCCCGGCACGTCCTCGAACTGCGGCAGCAACCGGAGTACGGCGAGATGGTCTACGACATCTGGCAGCACCTCCGCGAAGAGGTCGACAACAGCCAGGCCGCACCGCCGGCCCCCAAGCGCCGGAGGTTCCGGCGATGACGGCGGCCACTGCCCGCACCGCCCTGGCCGCCGTGGCCCTGCCCGGGGGCGGCACCGAAGTCCGCTCCTTCCCACTGCCGCCGAGCGGTGCGGACAGCGGGTTGCTGCGCGTGGAGGCCAGCGGCGTCTGCGGCACCGACGTCTCCCTGTACGCCGACGGGGTCGCCCGGCCGACCGTCCTCGGTCACCACGTCCACGGCCGGATCACCGAGATCGGCGATGTCGCTGCCCGCCGCTGGGGCGTCGCCCCCGGGGACCGGGTGGTGATCGAGGAGTACCTGCCGTGCCGGGCCTGCGGGCAGTGCGCCGCCGGACGCTACCGGCTCTGCCCGCGCACCGACCTGTGGCACGGGGGCCGCCGCGTCGGTCTCGTCCCGGCCGACGAGGAACCCTCGCTGTGGGGCGGCAACGCCCAGTACCTGTACCTGCCGCCGGAGGCCGTCGTCCACCCGGTGCCGGAGGAGGTACCGGAAGAGCTCACCGCGTGGACACTGCCGCTGGCCAACGCGCTCGACTGGGTACGGGGCGCCGGAGAGCTCCGGGCGGGCGAGACGGTCGTGATCCTGGGGCCGGGCCACCACGGGCTCGCCGCTGTCACCGCCGCCCTGCACGGCGGGGCCGGCACGGTCGTCGTGGCCGGGCTGGCACGCGACCGCGCCAGGCTGGAGATCGCCGCGGACCTGGGGGCGGACACCGTGGAACTCACCGAAACCGCGTCGGACTCCGGGCCCCGGGACCCGCACGCGGAACCCGGCCGGCCGGGGCCGGGGGAGACGGGCGCGACGGACTCGGGCACCGCGCTGCACGAGCACGTCGCCCGCCTCACCGGGGGCCGGATGGCCGACGTCGTCCTGGACCTCACCGGCTCCGGGGCCGCGACCGCCACCGGGGCGCTGGGGCTGCTCGCCCACGGAGGCCGGATCGTCGTCGCGGGCGGCAAGGGGGCGGCCTCCTCCCCTCTGGACACCGGGCTGCTGACCCGGCTCACCGCGACCGTCCGCGGGGTGCGCGGCCGGGCCCCCGAGCGGGTCACCCAGAGCATCCGGCTCCTGGCCACCGCCGGAGCGGCGCTGGCGAAGGTGCCGACCGTCCACCTGCCGCTGGACGAGGTCGGCCCGGCGCTCGACCGGCTGGCGGCCGGGACGGGGCCGCAGACCCCGCACGTCGTCGTCCGGCCGTGGGCCGACCCGCGGCCGGCACCTGGTCAAGAGCGAGAGGAAGACCGATGAACAGCACACGGCGCTCCTACGAGGCGAACGTCCTCGTCGTGCCGCTCGGTGCCGACGCCGTACGAACCCAGGAGGCGTTCGCCGGCCGCGGCCTGGACGGGGTGATGACCGTGCACGGCGTCACCGAACCGGCCCCGGCCGGCCACGCCGCCGCCAGGCTCGCCTGCGCGCCGCTGCACCGCGACGGCTGGCGGCCGCCGGCCACCGGACTCGGCGTCGACGCCCTGGTGGACGGGGCCGACATGGTGGTGCTGCTCGCCGCCGACCTGGCGGAGGTGTCACCGGCGCTCTGCCACGCGGTGGCGGACGCCGCCCGCGCCCGGGGCGCACTGATAGCCGCCCTGATCGTCGGCTCGGAGAACTGGGACACCCCGCGCGGCAACACCGCGATGGCCGCCCTGCGCGAGGCCACCGACATGCTCGTCGTGGTACGCGGCGTGGCGCTGGCCGCCTCCT
This genomic window contains:
- a CDS encoding alcohol dehydrogenase catalytic domain-containing protein; its protein translation is MTAATARTALAAVALPGGGTEVRSFPLPPSGADSGLLRVEASGVCGTDVSLYADGVARPTVLGHHVHGRITEIGDVAARRWGVAPGDRVVIEEYLPCRACGQCAAGRYRLCPRTDLWHGGRRVGLVPADEEPSLWGGNAQYLYLPPEAVVHPVPEEVPEELTAWTLPLANALDWVRGAGELRAGETVVILGPGHHGLAAVTAALHGGAGTVVVAGLARDRARLEIAADLGADTVELTETASDSGPRDPHAEPGRPGPGETGATDSGTALHEHVARLTGGRMADVVLDLTGSGAATATGALGLLAHGGRIVVAGGKGAASSPLDTGLLTRLTATVRGVRGRAPERVTQSIRLLATAGAALAKVPTVHLPLDEVGPALDRLAAGTGPQTPHVVVRPWADPRPAPGQEREEDR
- a CDS encoding ABC transporter substrate-binding protein, with protein sequence MKDKSGPVKGRTTRRARTAAAATTASLALLATGCAGGSTEAASGGGACAGQTVRVGVTKSASDAPFYVAEEKGYFEDQGLKVRFLPFDSAAKMIAPLGAGQLDVGAGAPSAGFYNAVARDVKLRIVADKGSMPENHGYMPLMVRKDLYDSGVKSIRDLKGLKLAEPAQATATSSTAAVMLGEEGLDYDDVKHEYLGFAEHVTAYQNKAIDAGLTTEPSASIAERQGFAVRLATPPDYYDNQQLAVVLYGDAFAEKNSQVGTCFMTAYLRGARDYTAAMSDGKVTGDGSEEIVRIVSKATGIEPKLYQSLVANYVHPDGNVHVESLRQDYEFFKKQGWMEGKASVDELVDTSFAEAAVKELGPYEKSGS
- a CDS encoding aromatic ring-hydroxylating dioxygenase subunit alpha — encoded protein: MLTHDQNELLTRTGPGTPMGDLFRRYWIPALLAEEIAEPDCPPVRVKLLGEQLIAFRDSRGRIGLLDEFCSHRTASLFFGRNEECGLRCSYHGWKYDVDGNCVDMPSEPEGSAFKNRIKQRSYPCVERGGVIWTYMGPAERQPAPPELEWAVLDDDQRFVSKRLQESNYLQAMEGGIDSSHVSFAHRFNIDDDPMHAGTEGLQYIKSDTRPKFEVVESDGGLVIGARRVVDEESYYWRITQWIMPWYTIIPPFGTHNPLGGHAWVPIDDENCWAWSINYHPTRPLREDELAAMRAGDGIHVKYVPGTYRPVANRENDFLIDRQAQREGRSFSGVEGISMQDASLQESMGRICDRTKERLGTSDAGIILARRRLLAALEELQESGDDAVLPGTDPEHQRVRSTSMILPTSVPFQEGARDALVAVPGEDFVSI
- a CDS encoding ABC transporter permease gives rise to the protein MSPPATSAPTPATSPAPGAVPEGGPPVRRERRISPRQRDRLLAVVTPLALLLVWEILARAGAIDARFFPAPSDIFQRMIESISNGELWGHTWASLRRLFFGFWLGLVPGLLLGVVMGLSRGVRAALSPLVSGTYPIPKSALLPLILLVFGLGEMSKVVMVAIGVFYPVILNTTAGVLQIQPIYYDVAKNFGAKRLQVFRTVAVPGAMPSIMTGVELGAGLGLILIAIAEMVGAESGLGFMIWNAWQLYSVETMYVGLLVIALIGYAMSLLLGSIARAITPWKADR
- a CDS encoding MFS transporter, with protein sequence MGTRHPSRSRSGVPRGFAPMLVLSMGVGPLALYGLTATAPLVTADLGLSRAALGSLPTAAFLTAALLSPLVGRCADLFSPRAVLGVLFGVAGLALLGTATASSYGWLLVAVALCGAAQAVSNPVTNQLIAAGVPQGRRGHLMGLKQSGVQMSQFTAGLLLPSVALVWGWRGAVAVAALAAGAGLILVPGAVPAGRPTPPAGAERGPGGLPSLVWWLTGYAFVTGAALQATNVYLPLYGFERLEMSVRTAGLTAAVAGGIGLVARITWGRMADRARDTRGPLLILAAVAALASCLLIAAERLHTPALIWAGTALFGASGIAANVVLMLTLMRATPVHTVGIASGVLAVGLYLGFAAGPMAFGLIVDHTGSYSSAWLTVTGANAVAAVLALFPRREHRPTPALRPV
- a CDS encoding ABC transporter ATP-binding protein, encoding MTNQKGITTLPGTEPGTAVDTSAATAAPPTDIKIATRGLRKEFRSQGSVVTALDALDLDIPRGQFFVIVGPSGCGKTTLLRILARLEEETSGHVEVCGPTAGRPENSLVFQGDSLFPWMTVRDNASYGLRMRRVPEDRIQETVGHYLAKTGLTQFADCYPHQLSGGMRQRVSIARAFANDPDILLMDEPFSALDEQNKTLLQEELLRIWEETRKTVVFITHSVDEAVTLGDRIMVMTARPGRAKAFFDVPFERPRHVLELRQQPEYGEMVYDIWQHLREEVDNSQAAPPAPKRRRFRR